GTTTTTCGATCAAGTGAGAGTTTAGTTTGGGAAAAGCACTTGCGAGCTGGTCAAAATCGTAAGGTCCGACGTGAGGATTGTCGGGATGAAATCCCGAAATTGCCGGGTGTTTTTCATCCTCATTTTGCATTGGAAAGGGGGCAGAATTGGGTCAGCGCAGGATGCTGACCAGCTCCACCTCAAAGTGAAGGGTCGAATGAGCGGGGATGCGCGCTGATGCACGTTCACCATAAGCGAGATGCGATGGGATAAAGACCTCCCAGATGGATCCGACCGGCATCAATTGCAGGGCCTCACTCCAGCCATCAATCAGTTTGTCCACCTCAAAAATTGCGGGTGGGCGAATGATTTCGGTTTCATCGAAGATGGTGCCATCGAGCAGATATCCCTGATAATAAACCTCAACGCGGTCATGGGGTCCGGGTCGTGGACCATCCCCCTCAACAAGTATGCGGTACTGCAACCCGCTTTCAGTGGTAATGACACCTTCTTTTTTGGCGTTTTCCTCGAGGAAGCGCTCTCCCTCGATACGATTGGATTCGCTTGCACTGACGCTGGATACAAGCAGCAGGAGTAATGAAAAAAAGAACGAAATGCCTGACAAAACCTTCATGGCAGCAGCGTGAAACATCGTCTGCTACTTTGCAACAGCAGATCCATGTTCGGTGGGTGCGGCATCGACTCGCAGTGAGGGGTCAAACGTGAGTGATTGTTCCCTGCTGTCGGGAAGGTTGTAGTCCGGCTGCATCCATGCGGCAAAGGCGATCATGGACGCATTGTCACCCGTATGTTTGCGTTCCGCCATGAGTACCGGAACCTTGTGCTTGCGACCCAGCGCTTCAAAATGGTTTCGCAGCAGACCATTGTTGGACACTCCACCGGACAAGCCGATGGATTTCCAGTCTCCTGAACTTAACACGTGGCGAGTCTTGCGAATAAGTTGATGCACCACTGCGCCCTGGTAGGCGTAGCAGAGGTTGGGGAGTTCCTGCTCGACAGTGGCGTCATCCATTTTTTCGAGTGTGTAGCGCAGGCTGGTTTTCAGGCCGGAAAAACTGAAGCGCAAGTCCTTGGGATTGGGGAAGGAAACGGGAAACTCGAGTCCGGCTGGTCCGCCACTGCGTGCGAGTTTTTCGATGACGGGTCCACCCGGGTAGGCGAGGCCGAGCAATTTGGCTCCCTTGTCGATGGCTTCTCCTGCAGCGTCATCGACGGTTTCTGCAAGAATTGAGATCCGGAGACTGGTATCGATTCGAATGAGCAGGGTATTTCCTCCAGATACGATCAAACCCAAGTGTGGAAGAAGGGAGTGGAGCTGCACGCGAAAGGAAGACGGGTCTGCTGCGTGCAGGGGAATAAAGGGCGAATAGGCATGGCCCTGCAGGTGGTTGACTCCCACGAGGGGTAAGTCGAGACTCAAGGCGAGCGCTTTGGCGAGTGTGATTCCCATGGCGAGGCAGGCGGCAAGGCCGGGTCCCCGGGTGACGGCGATCTGCTGCACTTGTTGAAAGTCCAGTTCGTTTCGCAGTCGTTCCAGCAAGGGGAAAAAGTTTTCCAGGTGTTCGCGGCTTGCGAGGTCAGGCACGACTCCACCGTAGCTGGCATGAAGCTCCAGTTGGCTGCAGATGTACTCGTGGCTGAGGCCCGCAGTCGGACAAAAACAGGCAACTGCGGATTCATCACAGGAACTCTCAACTCCCAGTATCATGGCTGCATGTTCAACCGGATTCGTTGAATGGCGCAAGCCCGATTCTGGAAACAGGCGGCTCAGGAGGAACGCTGGAGTGAGCGCAGGGCTGCGCTCCAATAAGGATCACCCTCCGCCGCATAGGGTGCGATCCCCTGGCGTTCCCGCATACGCTGAGTAGTGTAGTCGTTGTCGCTCAACGGGATCCTGACATCGGGCTGAATACCCACTTCATGGATGGTGGAACCGTCGGGAAAAAAGTAGTAGCTGGAAGTCTTTTTGTAGGCATCGCCCCGGCGCATGCGGTAAACGGTCTGGATCGATCCCTTACCCAAGGTGGTTTCTCCTACGATGGTAGCCTTTCCTGTGACCTGCAGGGAACCAGCGAGAATCTCGGATGCACTGGCGGAGTTTCGATTGACGAGAATGACAACGGGTGTGTTGTGGATCATCCGGGGTCGCCGCGCGTGGTAGGTGCGTTCACGGTCACCCTCGGTGCTTCGGGTTTGCAGCATGAGTTCCCCGCGATCATAGAAGGCATCGAGCATGTCAATGGAGCTTTGCATAACGCCTCCCATGTTGTTGCGCAGGTCGATGACGATACCCTGCAGCGCTGGTGTGGAATGGGCACGGAGAGCTTCGTAAAATTCGTCATCGGTTTTTTCACCGAATTGGTCGATCTTCAGGTAAAGCACTCCATCTTCGGTACGGTGTACTCCGCGTATACTTGGGATGTCAATTGCACTGCGCTGCAGCACCAGGTCGATGATTTGTTGATCCCGCAGCACCTGAAGCTTGAGTTCAGTGCCTGCGGTGCCGCGGATCTGGTGCACGACACGGGAGAAATTCCAGCCACGCACGTCGAGATCATTGATTCGGGTGATGACATCGCCTCGATGCATGCCGAATCGTTCTGCGGGACTCCCCTCAAACACATCGCGAACTTCGGCACCCTGTGGATTGCTCATCAAGGACACTCCGATGCCTTCATACTCCTGACGGGAATCGATGGAAAATGATTCGAACTGGTCCTCGGACAGATAGGTGGAATACTGATCAACGGACTGGAGGGCCTGTTTCAGCTGGGTTCGGTCTTCGTCGCGACTCAAGGCCCAGAAAGGATCGCGAGCTACGAGACCTGTGCGGGATAAAATGTGATGAACCGCCGACTCGATACCGACGGCCTCGAGCACTTCGGGTTTTCGATGGTAGAGGATCCACACCGACTGCAAGCCGATAATCATCCAGCAGATGGCCAGAATCCAGGGGGTGCTGTGTTTCAGTCGTGGTTTCAAGGTTCGTGAAATTTGAAAACAGTTGGAAATTGCTCCGTTATGCGCCAATTGTCAAACGAGGGGAGGTGCTCTTTGATTGTCAGAATTCTCCACATCGGATGTGGTGGATGCAGAATCCCGCGATGCAGGTGCATCCCCCTGGGTAGAAATCGTTAGCATCCATGTCGAAAACCGAAAAAACCTGTCTACACTGTGGTGCTCCCTTTCAGGGGAGTTCTGATTTTTGCTGCCGAGGCTGCGAATATGTGCACCACCTCATTGTGGAGGAGGGCTTTGATCGCTACTATGAGTTGAAGGATAAAAACCTGCAGCCTGTGGGCACGACAGCTTTTGTGCAGCGCGATGACCGTGAGTTGGTTGAGAAGTGGCGGCAGCGAGAAGAGGTGGCACCTGGAGTCCTTCAGCAGGATTTTGAACTCAAGGGAATTTCCTGTGTGGGCTGTGTCTGGCTGATTGAGAAAGTCTTTTCCAGATATGACGGAGCAGTGGGGATCGAGATCGATCCGCAGCACGGCCGTGTTTCGATCGAGGCAGCGCGGGAGTTTGAGCTTGCGGCATTTGCGGGGGAGATCCAGCGATTTGGTTACACCCTAAGGGAATGGTCGGGAGCACGAGGGCAAGAGTCGGAAGGACAGACTGCCGGGGGCAAGATTGGGGTTTGTGCGTTCCTTGCACTGAATGCAATGGCATTCACCCTACCATTTTACCTGGGAATGTCGCAGGACGATGCACTGGCTCCGTTGCTGCGGTTTGGGATTGTTGTGCTGGCATCCTTCAGTGTGCTGCTGGGAGGTTCCTTCTTTTTTCGACGTGCGCTGGCCTCGCTGCGCATGGGAATGTTGCACATCGACCTTCCGATTGCGCTTGGAATCGCAGTGGCCTACGCGGGATCTCTGGTGGGTTGGATGACGCGGGATCCCGATCTGTTTTATTTTGATTTCATTGCCATCTTCATTGTTCTGATGCTGGTCGGGCGTTGGTTCCAGGAACGGGTGACCGAGCGAAACGTGCACCAGGGGTACGAGGCGCATCCCTCAGAGCAGTTTGTGGAACAACTGGAGGGTAGCGGTGAACGAGTCGGAAGGTTGAATGTCAGGGATTTGCAGCGCGGCATGGGGTATATTCTACCGGCAGGGGCATGGGTGCCCGTACAGTCGCGACTCGAATCCAGTGAATTGTTACTCAGCCTCGAGTCCATCAATGGCGAGTCCGACCCTCGGGTCTACACAAAAGGTGACGTCATCCCGGCAGGAGCCATGATCCTTTCGAGAGGAGAGGCAGCGGTGATGCACGCCCAGGAGGATTGGTCCCAATCCTTGCTCAAGCGACTCTTTGAAATCCAGTCGGGAGGTCGTCGGGAAAGTTCGCTGATGGAACGGATTCTGAAGGTTTACATCCTGGTGGTGATTGCGTTGGCAGGACTGGGCCTGGTCGTGTGGGGATTGGGCATTGGGGACTGGCGAACGGGATTCCAGGTCACCGTGTCCATCCTGGTCGTTTCATGCCCCTGCGCCATTGGATTGGCCTATCCACGAATCAATGACCAATGTGCAAGATGGCTGAGGACGCGAGGGGTTTACGTACGCCTCCACAGTCTTTGGGGCAGGTTAAAGCAAGTGCGGCAATTGTGTTTCGACAAGACCGGAACACTCACGCTGGAAACTCTTGAACTGCTCAATCCCGAAGATTTGAAAACGCTCTCAGATGGCCAGTTTCAGGCGTTGTTTGCGTTGGTGGACCGTAACCTTCACCCGGTGGGTCGTTCGCTGAAAGAACATTTGCTGACACAGAAACCCTCGCTGTTGCGCTCGAGTGAGCCGAGAGAAGCGGTTGAGGAAACCGTGGGTTTTGGGGTGAAGACACGATGGATGGGTCGGGTGTATGAACTGCGGAAAAGCAGTGACCCATGCCGCGCTGGGATGAGTGATTTTATGGAGCAAGGAGAATGCATCGCATCCTTCGCATTCAGGGATTCGGTTCGTCGTGACGTGGAGTCCTGTGTGCAGTGGTTTGAACAAAACGGGTTGTCGGTCAGCATCATCAGTGGAGACAGCGCGGATCGAGTGCGGCAACTTGCGGATTCCCTGGGATTACCGACGGAGCGTGCTGTGGGTGGGATGGATCCTGTCGCCAAGGCTCGATGGATCGATGAGCGGGAACCGGAAACCGTCATGATGGTGGGTGATGGTGCCAACGATGCGCTTGCCTTTGAGCGTGCGGGATGCCGGGCGACTCCGGTGATCGGTCGGGGCATTCTGGAGAATCACTCGGATTTTTTCTTTTTGGGGCAGGGAATCCAGGGTGTGGTGGATGTTTTTCGCCTGGCCTCCCTGAGGCAGCGCACGCTGCATCAGGTGCTGTCCCTCACCTTGAGTTACAATGCAATTGTCGTGGTCATTGCGATGCTGGGGTGGATGAATCCGCTATTGGCGGCGATTCTGATGCCGTTGAGTTCCATTGTAACGGTCAGTTGGGCATCGCTTTGTCTGGCGAGCGGGCGACTCAATCGCATGCTGACCCAGCTCTGAGACCCATAAATCAATGGGCCGCTCTCAGGCCTGTACTTCGAGCTGGTTGCTGGAAAATTTGTCAGCGGGAATGGATGCGGATGACTGCGCCTCAATCCCGTTTCGGTAGGTTTCCATTGCCGTGCGCTGGCTCAGGATCGAAACCCGCGATGCGGCGCTCGCCGCGACGTTGAGATCGGCCTGGGAGGGGTTCGATACCGAAACCGCAGCCCGTTGGATGGTCTGCAGCACCTTGCGAATGTCCTCCGGCTTGGTGGAATTGAACTTGGGATTCACCTCAACGCTTCCGTTAATCACGTAGGGACGACCATCCGGGCCGACTTGGTACTCATAGCGAATGGCACCGGCGTGACGGCCCAGCAGGCGTGCGTGAGCTTCTTCTTCCTTGCGAACGGTTGCATCGCGCAGGCGAAGCTCCTGAAGCATCCGGCGCTGTTCTTCGCTGAGTTCCCGGGAGGATGAAGTGGGTGCAGAGGCGTCAGGATCGGTCAACCCACTCACGTTTTCCTGCTTGGGCAAAAAAAAGGGAGCGGCTTTTCCTTTGATCATGATTTGCGGGTTCGAGCGCATTTCATGGAAGCCTGTCAGCGGTTCTGTCATGAGCCATTCTCAATATTCCAAGTCTGGTAATCGGAAAAAATGCTTTAAAGTTAAGGGTGTTTTAAAGATTTTTACAATTTCGGCCCGCTCAGGTGAATCAATCCTGCAATAGTTGGATGCTTCCGAAGCCGGATGGGGCGAGAGAGGGGATGGTTATCTTCGGTGCAGAAGGAGTGAATTTACGCAAAACCTGCTTTATTGACAGGAAAGCGTGCCGATCATCAAAATGGACCAGCACGGACAGCCCCAAAGGGATTCTGATTTCCCGACCGACGGTTCTTGAAATCGTGCACGGGTGGTGGTAGTCTGAGTTGTTTTCAGATCGATTTGATGTCTTAACATGTGGGAAGCGAGCAACAGGGATTGGTTGGTAAAACTCATGGATGACCCTTCACCGGTCGTTCAGGAGCAGCTTTTCCAGTATTTTTCGGGAAACGAGGCAGAATCGGTGGAATTTCTGCAGGAATTGGCCAAACACCGACGCGGACTCGTTGCCTATCACGCACGGCAGTTTCTCGAGCGCATGGGCGTCGAGAATACCATTGAGGCTTTTCGATTTTTCATTCGCTCCTTCAACTATGAACTGGAGACGGGCAGCTGGTTGCTGGACCGCACAATCCATCCCCGGCTAAACATCGCACAGTCGAGTGAAATGCTCGATGAAATGGGAGTGCGCGCACTTGATCTGTTTGTCGAGCCTTGTTCGATCAAGGAAAAATGCCGGGTGATCAACCGGGTGATGTTTCATGAGTTCGGGTTTGCGGGGGATCTTGAAGAATACAAGAAGCCGGAGAGCAGCATGGTGAGCCAGGTTCTGAAAACTCGGAGGGGCATTCCGCTTTCACTTTCGATCATTTACATTCTGGTGGCAATGCGCTGTGGCGTGGATCTGCGTCCCATCGCGGTGCCCGGCAGGTTCATGGTGGGCTGTTTTTCCGAAGAAAAACCCTTTTTTATCGATGTTTTTGAGAACGGACGTTTTCTCACGGTTGCGGATGTGTTGATTTTTCTGGAGACTAACCGCATCACCTACAACGAAGGATCACTCTCTCCCGTTCCCGTCGGGGAAGTGCTGTGTCGCAGCTGCAAGAATCTGCACAATCAGTTCCTTGCGGCAGAGGACAACAAACGCGCCGACCTCTTTGCGGAATTCATTGACGAATTCGAAAATGCGTACAAGCGTGCTCAGCGAACTTCGTAACCATTTCTCATGCTCCAGATTGACGGACTTCGGTCCTTTAACGTGCCCGGCACCCACCTTGCGGTTGTGGGTTATCCCATAGCGCACTCGATCAGTCCGATTTTTCAGAATGCTGCGCTGCAAACGATGGCGCGGCAATACGCTGATCTGGCAGACTGGACCTATCACAAGATTGAGGCACCAGTGGAAGAACTTCAGCAGGTCATAGAATTGACAACATCCCGTGGCTTTCGGGGACTCAACCTTACCCTGCCCCACAAGGTTGAAGTGCTGCCATATCTGGATCGCATTGATCCTGTTGCGAAAAAAATGGGCGCGGTCAATACGCTCAGTTTTGATTCCGCTGGGGTGACGGGTTACAATACGGACGGTGATGGCATTTCGCGGGCAATTCGCCATGCGCTGGAGATCGGAGTTGAAGGCAGAGCGGTTGTGGTTCTCGGAGCTGGTGGAGCAAGCCGTGCTGCCTGTGTTCGCTTCCTTGAGGAAGGCTGTAGTGAACTGTGGGTTGGAAATCGGAGCCTACCGCGCCTTGAGTCCATGTTGGATCACTTGCGGCGTGAGTACCCGGGTCGTGCGATTCACGGTTTCCAATCCGGCTTGGAACTGCCGGAACCCAGTGAGGATGCACTGCTGGTGCAAGCGACTTCCCTCGGGTTAAAACCGGACGACCCTTTGCCTGCGGATGATCAGCTGTTATCCCGTGTTGCTTACGTGTATGACATGGTCTATGGGAGAAAGCCTACTCCACTGGTGCGTGCCGCACTTCGCCTCGGCAAACCGGCGAGTGATGGACTGCCCATGTTGCTGTATCAAGGTGCGCGCTCGCTGGAGATCTGGACTGGGTTGCCTGTGCCAGTGGAAGCGATGGCCAAAGCTGTCGCCCGGCATCATGGGAAGCTTGACAATGTGAGTGTTGCTGAGCGAAAGGCGACACCGTAGAAACCCTGAATTTGCCATCCCAAGTGTCTATCATGGAAACCATTGCCATACTCGAAACCACGGCCCCCTGGGTGATGCCAGTTGGGGTCTTTATCCTGGGTGCCTGTATTGGCAGTTTTCTGAATGTGTGCATTGTGCGCATACCGGCAGGCGAGTCACTCTGGTGGCCTCCGTCGCACGCTGCCGATGGGCGGCGCCTGAGCTGGTGGGAGAATGTGCCGATCCTTGCCTGGTTTTATTTGCGCGGGCGGGATCGTGTGACGGGCGAACCTTATAGTTTTCGTTATCCGTTTGTTGAGCTGCTGACAGCGGTATTGTTTGGAGTGTGCTGGTGGATGCACAGTCCGCTTGTTGCGCTGGCAGGCATGATCCTGCTATCCCTCTTGATAGTAGGTTCGTTCATTGACCTGGATCACATGATTTTGCCAGATGGAGTGACGATTGTTGGCATGATTGTGGGGGTGTTGCTCTCCTTCTGGATTCCGGAGATGCATTTGCCGAAGGGGCAGAGTCCCTATTTGAGTGATGGGTTTGCATCTGGCGTGATCTCGATGATTTCGGTTCTGATAGGAGCAGGACTGGTATTCTGGGTGGGGGAACTGGGCGAAGTGGCATTTCGCAAGCCCGCAATGGGATTGGGTGATGTCAAACTGGTTGGCTGCATCGGTGCTTTTTGTGGATGGCAGGGAGCCGTGTTTTCGCTCTTTGGTGGAGCGGTGATTGGCTGTGTGATCCTGTTGCCGTTGTTGCTGCTGATGAGACGCAGTCAGGGCAAGCCTGGGCTTCGACAAAACGAAGATTTGCAAAAGGAAACTGCAGGCGGAAATTCAGGGGAAACAACGGATGCGACTCTCGCGCAAGGATTAGGCATGGAGGTCCCATTTGGGCCGATGCTTGCTCTGGGTGGAGCAGTGTATTTTCTCGGCGCGGATGCCTGGGTGGATCCCTATTTTGCGATGTTGGCGGAAATGGTGTTTGGAAGGTAAGTTGCCGATTCGGAAGGATCGGACCAGAAAACTCAGGGTTTTTCTGCAAGAATGATCGCACGTTTGGGAGCCGGGTATCCCTCAAAGGTTTTCTCCAAATCGTTCGGGTCGAGAAAATTCACGAGGGATTCATAGGGCATCCAACGCGTACTGCGCTGTTCACGAATACTGGTGATGCTCTGGTGAACGGTGCGCACATTTTTGAATCCGATCTTTTTCATCCATATTTCGATGGCCTGTGCGGATGGAATGAACCAGACATTCCGCATTTTGGCATAGCGATCCTGTGGCACGAGCACCGTGTGTTCATTGCCATCGATCACGATGGACTCGAGCACCAGCTCACCTCCGCTGCGAAGAGCTTCGAACAGCCGTTGCAGGTGATCAAATGGCGAGCGTTGATGGTAGAGCACCCCCATGCTGAAGACCGTATCAAACATTTCCAGATTTACGGGCATGGACTCGAAGGGTACGGGGGCGAGTTGCACAGGTTGCGTAACACTTCCGAGGAAGTGACACAGCATTCGGTACTGCATGATATAGCGCAGGTAGGGATCAACTCCGATCACAAAACGCGCACCGTCTCCGAGCATGCGCAGGGCGTAGTAACCATTACCACAGCCCACATCCAGGATGCGTCGATTGTCGAGAGGGGCGATTGCTGCTTTGAGGCGATCCCACTTCTGGTTGCACTGCCATTCGGTGTCGATCAGGACATCGTGGATGCGAAAGGGACCCTTGCGCCATGGAATCATGCGCATGAGCAGTTCATCGATTTGACGGGTTGTGGATTCGGGTATGGGTGTATGGGAGCGTACCTTGATAACCGCCTGGTCCAGGTGAACTTCGTCAGGCTCAATCCGGGGCAAATTCTGAAACGTATCGAGCCACAGGGGTAGGTGTCCGTTGCGGGAGACCTCCAGCGCGTTCGGGATGTCTTCCCGAAGTTGGTCAGCCCAGTTTTTCCATCGATCCCCCGCCACTCTTTCGTAGAGGGGTTCGAAATCAAACAGGCCGCTTGAAAACTCGATGATCTTTTTGACACTCCAGTCCATTTATAGTGTCGGCTTGGGATATAAGTGTGGATTCTGAATTCATTGCATAACCATAAGATCATTGAAAACAACACATTAATCCCTAGCCTTCACCCTTCTGTTACTTGCAGCCACCTCATGAGAAGCATTGAACTGATCAGCATTGTTGAATCCAGCCTTAGTGATGTTTGGACGGCCTGGACGACGGAAGAAGGCCTGAATGGATTTTTTGCGGAGAAAAATCGGGTGGAATTGGCAATTGGAGGTGCGTATGAGCTGGAAGTTCATTCCTGGTCGCCAGAATTGATTCGTTCCCGTCCGACGGGAGTTCTTGCATATGTGCCGGAGCGCATGCTCGCATTCGAGTGGAACCAATTTCCTCAAGGACTGTCACTCGACGGGGGAAGCACCTGGGTGGTTGTGGAGTTCAAGGAAATGGATGATGAACTCTGCGAAGTGTCGCTGACCCACCTTGGTTGGAACGAAGGTGCAGATTGGGAGACCTGTTATCAGTATTTTCTTTCCTTCTGGCCCAAGGTATTACAGCGCTTTGAGCGCTACATGTGTGTTGGGGAGATTGATTGGAGCACGATTTCCCGCTCCTGAAGTGTCGGGTTCGTGAGGCAGGAGAGCGGTGCTTGAATGCTGTTCCGGTCAGTAAACGAATCCGTGATGATCGGCTGAAAACGTGTCGTCAAAATGGCTTCAAGTCGAAGCAAAGGAGAACATCCACGTGACCCACAGAAGATAGTCAACCGCGGGATTTGCACACGGAGTTTCCGAGTCTGCCTTAAGACGCTTTTTCCCTTGCCATTTCCGGTGCATCCTATCGAATCAGCCTTTTTAGGATTTTGCCACGATGAAGATACTTGTTACCGGAGGAACAGGATTTACTGGAAAAGCCCTGGTCAAACGATTGCTTGATGACGGCCACGATGTTGTCGCAATGGACTACAAAGAGGGTTTAAAAACGGATGAAATCCGCAAGTGGGGTGCCAAGGTCATCATCGGGAGTGTCGTGGATCGAGAAGTGGTTGATCAGGCATTGCAGGGAGTGGAATTTGTGATGCACCTTGCGGCTGCATTTCGGGAACTCAATGTGCCTCAGTCCTATTATCGTGATGTCAATGTGGGAGGAACTGAGGTGATGCTCGAGGCGTCCTTGCGCCACGGCGTTCGAAAGTTTGTGTACTGCAGTACCTGTGGGGTGCATGGGAATATTGCAAACCCACCGGGAGGGGAAGATGCGCCGATCCAACCTGCCGATTATTACCAGCAGACCAAATACGAAGCCGAGCCGTTGGTGCATGCGTATCAGGAGAAGGGTCTGAAGACCGTGATTTTGCGTCCTGCTGCGATTTATGGTCCGGGCGATCCTGAACGCTTCTTCATGATTTTCAAGCGAGTTGCAAAGGGCAGTTTTCCGATGTTCGGGAAGGGCAAGACCTTGTATCACCCGCTCTACATCGACAATCTTGTTGATGCGTTTGTCAATTGTCTGGGAGATGGTATCGGTGAGGGTGGAACCTATCTGATCGCGGATGAAGAATACATTGAGATCCGTGACCTGGTTAAGCGAGTGGGAAGATCGATGGGAGTTGACATGAAGATTCGTTACTACCCGATCCTTCCGTTGATGTTGGCGGGATATTTTTTCGAGTTTGTCTGCCGTCCCTTTAAGGTGACCCCACCGATTTTCCCACGGCGGGTCGACTGGTACCGGCAGAACCGGGCGTTTGACATCTCGAGTGCAAAGCGGGAGCTGGGTTATGACCCCAAGGTGGGTTTGGATGAAGGACTCAGGCGAACGGCCGAATGGTATAAGGCGGAGAATTACCTTTGAGGAACACTGCGGTGGTAGAATCCACTTTTGCCCTCAGGCTTTGACGGCAATCAGTGAAGTAAAGTTGAAGCATTGAAACCACGTGCAGATGCGGTCAAATCCGGCTTGATGCAAGCGTTCTTTGTGGGTAGGCAGGGATTCCGTGATCAAGGTATTTTCGAGGGCAGT
The DNA window shown above is from Puniceicoccaceae bacterium and carries:
- the cmoB gene encoding tRNA 5-methoxyuridine(34)/uridine 5-oxyacetic acid(34) synthase CmoB, coding for MDWSVKKIIEFSSGLFDFEPLYERVAGDRWKNWADQLREDIPNALEVSRNGHLPLWLDTFQNLPRIEPDEVHLDQAVIKVRSHTPIPESTTRQIDELLMRMIPWRKGPFRIHDVLIDTEWQCNQKWDRLKAAIAPLDNRRILDVGCGNGYYALRMLGDGARFVIGVDPYLRYIMQYRMLCHFLGSVTQPVQLAPVPFESMPVNLEMFDTVFSMGVLYHQRSPFDHLQRLFEALRSGGELVLESIVIDGNEHTVLVPQDRYAKMRNVWFIPSAQAIEIWMKKIGFKNVRTVHQSITSIREQRSTRWMPYESLVNFLDPNDLEKTFEGYPAPKRAIILAEKP
- a CDS encoding SRPBCC domain-containing protein encodes the protein MRSIELISIVESSLSDVWTAWTTEEGLNGFFAEKNRVELAIGGAYELEVHSWSPELIRSRPTGVLAYVPERMLAFEWNQFPQGLSLDGGSTWVVVEFKEMDDELCEVSLTHLGWNEGADWETCYQYFLSFWPKVLQRFERYMCVGEIDWSTISRS
- a CDS encoding NAD-dependent epimerase/dehydratase family protein; protein product: MKILVTGGTGFTGKALVKRLLDDGHDVVAMDYKEGLKTDEIRKWGAKVIIGSVVDREVVDQALQGVEFVMHLAAAFRELNVPQSYYRDVNVGGTEVMLEASLRHGVRKFVYCSTCGVHGNIANPPGGEDAPIQPADYYQQTKYEAEPLVHAYQEKGLKTVILRPAAIYGPGDPERFFMIFKRVAKGSFPMFGKGKTLYHPLYIDNLVDAFVNCLGDGIGEGGTYLIADEEYIEIRDLVKRVGRSMGVDMKIRYYPILPLMLAGYFFEFVCRPFKVTPPIFPRRVDWYRQNRAFDISSAKRELGYDPKVGLDEGLRRTAEWYKAENYL